One genomic region from Terriglobus aquaticus encodes:
- the ligA gene encoding NAD-dependent DNA ligase LigA — MTKHSETPRQQIEALRSEIEHHEYLYYVEDAPVLTDAQYDKLMNRLKALEAEHPELITPESPTQRVGGKVKEGFAKVAHSRPMLSLDNAYNEEEFRAWAQRVQDSLHANDTLRFVCEFKLDGLSLALHYGPAEHGGAKLLRGLTRGDGTTGEDVTSNVRTMKSVPLTISAAKLKAAGLPQTFEVRGEVVMPQAAFMKLNQEREAAGQSPAANPRNAAAGTLRTVEPSIVAQRRLDLYAYFLLDGDGEFLLPYQSEALAALKAAGFRTNANSATVDSVDAVLEFIAAAEQRRDTLGYEIDGIVIKVDSVQQQRRLGFTGKAPRWAVAYKFPARGAVTRLNDVLFQIGRSGKLTPVAALEPVPIGGITVARATLHNPDEIARLGVRIGDYVAVERGGDVIPKITEVVEDKDHPRGTREIVFPARCPRCKQPIVKPEGEIDFRCVNASCPARLSEELLHYASRGVMNIEGLGESMVAQLMGHALNEPTSLSEVEAAEQPGAPLDPIAAEMAATDEETTADEPTRKALVRTVADLYKLTEADLVALERVGAKTAQSLLQQIERSKQAPLYRVILGLGIRHVGERTAQDLANTFGSLDAIMAASEDELVQAEGIGPVVAKTIVEWFTISSNRALVEALRAAGLQFTAEKKVVGTALAGKTFVLTGTLPTLTREEAKEKIEAAGGKVSGGVSKRTSYVVAGEDAGSKLDKARDLNVPVLDEAALLELLA, encoded by the coding sequence AGACGCGCCCGTGCTGACCGACGCACAGTACGACAAGCTGATGAACCGGCTGAAGGCGCTGGAAGCCGAGCACCCGGAGCTGATCACGCCAGAGAGTCCCACCCAGCGCGTAGGCGGCAAGGTGAAGGAGGGCTTCGCCAAGGTCGCGCATTCGCGGCCCATGCTGAGCCTGGACAATGCCTACAACGAAGAGGAGTTTCGCGCCTGGGCACAGCGTGTGCAGGACTCGCTGCACGCGAACGATACGCTTCGCTTTGTCTGCGAATTCAAGTTGGATGGTTTGTCGCTGGCGCTGCACTACGGCCCGGCCGAACATGGTGGAGCGAAGCTGTTGCGCGGTCTGACACGCGGCGATGGCACCACGGGCGAGGACGTGACCAGCAACGTGCGGACGATGAAGTCCGTGCCGTTGACCATCTCTGCGGCGAAGCTGAAAGCAGCAGGGCTGCCGCAGACGTTTGAAGTCCGCGGCGAGGTCGTCATGCCGCAGGCGGCCTTCATGAAGTTGAATCAGGAGCGCGAGGCTGCGGGGCAGTCACCGGCGGCCAACCCGCGCAACGCCGCTGCAGGCACCCTGCGCACTGTCGAACCCAGCATCGTGGCGCAACGCAGGCTCGATCTCTACGCATACTTCCTGCTGGACGGAGACGGCGAGTTCCTGCTGCCGTATCAATCGGAGGCGCTTGCGGCGCTCAAGGCCGCTGGCTTTCGAACCAACGCCAACAGCGCCACGGTCGACAGCGTGGATGCGGTGTTGGAGTTCATCGCCGCGGCAGAGCAGAGGCGCGACACGCTGGGCTACGAGATCGACGGCATCGTCATCAAGGTGGACAGTGTACAGCAACAGCGCCGTCTCGGCTTCACCGGCAAGGCGCCGCGCTGGGCCGTCGCATACAAGTTTCCCGCACGCGGCGCCGTCACGCGTCTCAACGATGTTCTCTTCCAGATCGGCCGCAGCGGCAAGCTGACGCCTGTGGCGGCCTTGGAGCCGGTGCCCATCGGCGGCATCACCGTCGCCCGCGCCACGCTGCACAACCCCGACGAGATTGCCCGGCTCGGCGTTCGCATCGGGGACTACGTCGCGGTGGAACGCGGCGGCGACGTGATCCCAAAGATCACCGAAGTGGTCGAGGACAAGGACCATCCGCGAGGCACGCGCGAGATCGTCTTTCCCGCGCGCTGCCCTCGCTGCAAACAGCCCATCGTCAAGCCGGAAGGCGAGATCGACTTCCGCTGCGTCAATGCGAGCTGCCCCGCCCGCCTGAGTGAAGAACTGCTGCACTACGCCTCGCGCGGGGTCATGAACATCGAAGGTCTGGGCGAATCCATGGTCGCGCAGCTGATGGGCCACGCCCTGAATGAACCGACTTCGCTGAGCGAGGTGGAGGCGGCGGAACAACCCGGCGCGCCGCTCGATCCCATCGCCGCGGAGATGGCAGCGACGGACGAAGAGACCACGGCAGACGAGCCCACGCGCAAAGCACTGGTGCGCACGGTGGCCGACCTGTACAAGCTGACCGAGGCCGACCTTGTCGCCTTGGAGCGCGTAGGTGCAAAGACCGCGCAATCGCTGCTGCAACAGATTGAGCGATCCAAACAGGCGCCGCTCTACCGCGTGATCCTCGGGCTGGGCATCCGTCATGTGGGCGAGCGCACCGCGCAGGACCTGGCGAACACCTTCGGCAGTCTGGACGCGATCATGGCCGCCAGCGAAGACGAGCTGGTGCAGGCCGAAGGCATCGGCCCGGTGGTGGCGAAGACGATCGTGGAATGGTTCACCATCAGCAGCAATCGCGCACTGGTGGAGGCGCTGCGCGCAGCGGGCCTGCAGTTCACCGCGGAAAAGAAAGTGGTCGGAACCGCGCTGGCAGGCAAGACGTTCGTCCTGACTGGAACCTTGCCCACGCTCACGCGCGAAGAAGCCAAGGAGAAGATTGAGGCTGCGGGCGGCAAAGTCTCCGGCGGCGTCTCGAAAAGGACCAGCTACGTGGTCGCGGGTGAAGATGCGGGCAGCAAGCTGGACAAGGCGCGCGATCTGAACGTGCCCGTGCTGGACGAAGCGGCGCTGCTAGAGTTGCTCGCGTGA
- a CDS encoding class I SAM-dependent methyltransferase, translated as MRSAQDLWFHAKRHARELVEDQWFDRTRHVHTSGDVPLRLAGIADAEKADSELYVPARPANIREALRAVPVRDLSEYTFIDFGSGKGRAIFVAAEMPFQRVIGVEFSARLHEQSSRNAQSYRFRGKTGSHVTPLHQNAMRFEFPQDPLVIYMFNPFGRATMQVVLDRLDASLQQHPRHVVVVLLWPRCGDQVAQVRGMQQVCATRRHEIFEAFAPHT; from the coding sequence ATGAGATCAGCGCAGGATCTGTGGTTTCACGCCAAGCGCCACGCGCGCGAACTGGTCGAGGATCAGTGGTTCGATCGCACGCGTCACGTGCACACATCGGGAGATGTGCCGCTGCGCCTGGCCGGCATCGCCGATGCAGAAAAGGCGGACAGCGAACTGTATGTGCCCGCGCGTCCGGCGAACATCCGCGAAGCCTTGCGTGCAGTACCGGTCCGAGATCTTTCGGAATACACCTTCATCGACTTTGGATCGGGCAAGGGGCGCGCGATCTTTGTCGCGGCAGAGATGCCGTTTCAGCGAGTCATCGGCGTGGAGTTCTCGGCCAGGCTGCACGAGCAGTCAAGCCGCAATGCGCAGTCCTACCGCTTCCGCGGCAAAACGGGCAGCCACGTTACACCGCTGCACCAGAACGCGATGCGCTTCGAGTTCCCGCAGGACCCGCTGGTGATCTACATGTTCAACCCGTTTGGCAGGGCGACCATGCAGGTGGTGCTGGATCGGCTGGACGCCTCATTGCAGCAGCATCCGCGGCACGTGGTCGTGGTGCTGCTTTGGCCTCGCTGTGGTGACCAGGTGGCGCAGGTGCGCGGCATGCAACAGGTGTGCGCCACGCGTCGTCATGAAATCTTCGAAGCGTTCGCACCGCATACCTAG
- a CDS encoding cupin domain-containing protein has product MPENAVTHSNDSTMSTPEPGLRRQVMSTSDTLMLVRHRMEAGWVGQRHSHPHEQMVYVVSGAIRLAMQGESYDLRAGDSLLVPGGVEHEASASEASEVLDVFTPAREDYR; this is encoded by the coding sequence ATGCCGGAGAACGCGGTGACGCACAGCAACGACAGCACCATGAGCACGCCCGAGCCGGGGTTGCGACGGCAGGTGATGAGCACCAGCGACACGCTGATGCTGGTGCGCCACCGCATGGAGGCCGGCTGGGTCGGCCAGCGGCACTCGCATCCGCACGAGCAGATGGTGTATGTGGTGAGCGGTGCAATTCGTTTGGCGATGCAGGGCGAAAGCTATGACCTGCGCGCGGGAGATTCGTTGCTGGTTCCCGGCGGCGTGGAGCACGAAGCCAGCGCGAGTGAGGCGAGCGAAGTACTCGATGTGTTCACGCCTGCGCGTGAGGATTACCGCTAA
- a CDS encoding D-alanine--D-alanine ligase family protein, translated as MAKKLRVGVVFGGRSGEHEVSLRSAASILEAIDRKKYDVVPIGIAKNGQWLSGGKAQALLAGESSQGSLPAKAGRKQAHAKAGAAVANALETEAADELSSLDTGKLDVVFPVLHGTFGEDGTVQGMLEMADIAYVGSGVLGSAVGMDKDAMKVMFAAAGLPIVKHVTLLRSEWKGSPRKCVARVEERLQYPVFVKPANLGSSVGISKVKTRAELAPAINEAAKFDRKIVIEEGVGGTGRTRATGKARELEIAVLGNDDPIASVVGEIVPDREFYDYESKYDSNSTSEPVIPAKLSRAESKQMREMAVRAFRACDLSGLARVDFLMEAAPSGTPGKAAKPAKIYLNEVNTMPGFTSISMYPKLWQASGIPYAELIDRLIQLALERHAERKQTSFSKE; from the coding sequence ATGGCAAAAAAGCTGCGTGTGGGTGTGGTGTTTGGCGGGCGTTCGGGCGAGCATGAAGTTTCGCTGCGTTCCGCTGCCTCGATTCTGGAGGCGATCGATCGCAAGAAGTACGATGTGGTGCCGATCGGCATCGCCAAGAACGGCCAGTGGCTGAGCGGCGGCAAGGCACAGGCGCTGCTGGCGGGCGAGTCCAGCCAGGGTTCGCTGCCCGCAAAGGCCGGCCGTAAGCAGGCGCACGCGAAAGCAGGCGCTGCCGTTGCGAACGCGCTGGAGACCGAGGCCGCCGACGAACTCTCGTCGCTCGACACGGGCAAGCTCGACGTTGTCTTTCCCGTTCTGCACGGCACCTTTGGCGAAGACGGCACGGTGCAGGGCATGCTGGAGATGGCGGACATCGCGTATGTCGGCTCGGGCGTGCTGGGGTCCGCAGTCGGCATGGATAAGGATGCGATGAAGGTGATGTTTGCCGCCGCCGGTCTGCCCATTGTGAAGCACGTGACGCTGTTGCGCAGCGAATGGAAGGGCAGCCCGCGTAAGTGCGTGGCGCGTGTCGAGGAGCGGCTGCAGTATCCGGTGTTCGTGAAGCCGGCCAATCTTGGATCGTCGGTCGGCATCAGCAAGGTGAAGACGCGCGCGGAACTCGCGCCCGCGATTAATGAAGCCGCGAAGTTCGATCGCAAGATCGTGATTGAAGAGGGAGTCGGCGGCACGGGCCGGACTCGCGCCACCGGTAAAGCGCGCGAGCTGGAGATCGCGGTGCTGGGCAATGACGATCCGATTGCCAGCGTGGTGGGCGAGATCGTGCCCGACCGCGAGTTCTACGATTACGAATCGAAGTACGACAGCAACAGCACCAGCGAGCCGGTGATTCCGGCGAAGCTGAGCCGTGCGGAAAGCAAGCAGATGCGCGAGATGGCCGTACGTGCCTTTCGCGCGTGCGACCTGAGCGGCCTGGCGCGAGTGGATTTCCTGATGGAAGCAGCCCCATCGGGCACCCCCGGCAAGGCGGCTAAGCCGGCGAAGATCTACCTGAACGAGGTGAACACGATGCCCGGCTTCACTTCCATCAGCATGTATCCCAAGCTGTGGCAGGCGAGCGGCATACCGTACGCCGAGTTGATTGATCGGCTCATCCAGCTCGCGCTGGAGCGCCACGCCGAGCGCAAACAAACCAGTTTCAGCAAGGAGTAA
- a CDS encoding amidase: protein MSSSRRQFLVSSTLASLSAAALGQTPQGVPAPQTQTPGATPVLGAAPPTGPEVTPQDFAGAEKLMQVQMSPAERAEAAGNWRTSMAGVIERRIGPRKVPLGETDVPATIWSPASMRIEGGARSASQASASVATDASLKFVSQGDVPAPPASDAELAFSRVLDLSRWIRERKLTSERLTRVYLARLKQHDPQLKCVITLCEEHALQQARAADAEIAAGNYRGPLHGIPYGAKDLLDTAGIATTWGADPFRDRVPKTDAAAIRLLNEAGAVLVAKLSLGALALNDVWFGGQTKNPWVLEEGASGSSAGPASAVAAGLVAFAIGSETQGSIISPSMRCGVTGLRPTFGRVPRTGAMTLSWTCDKLGPMARSVEDTVLVLAALSAYDAGDVASVSAPLNYDGADSVKKLRVGYFPKWMNEAPATDVDRKALALLKQAGVRAVEVSLPDWPYDSLNVILFAESAAAFEEITLDHRVDQLRMQTPEAWPNTFRQSRFLSAVDLVQADRLRRKVAIEMRRLMHEVDLLLVPSLRDEMMVISNFTGHPSLTVPVGFVEISETRSDWLPESVPVVKLSPPRRVPYGVTLIGRLFEEGPMARVGQTLEAAAKVRDAHPAGFA, encoded by the coding sequence ATGAGTTCTTCCCGCCGCCAGTTCCTGGTCAGCAGCACGCTTGCCTCGCTCAGCGCAGCAGCTCTGGGCCAAACGCCGCAGGGCGTTCCCGCACCGCAAACGCAAACCCCTGGCGCAACGCCAGTGCTTGGCGCCGCGCCGCCAACCGGGCCAGAGGTGACGCCGCAGGACTTTGCCGGCGCGGAAAAGCTGATGCAGGTGCAGATGTCGCCAGCCGAGCGCGCCGAAGCCGCGGGCAACTGGCGCACCAGCATGGCCGGCGTGATCGAACGCCGGATCGGTCCCCGCAAGGTCCCGCTGGGCGAAACAGACGTGCCGGCAACCATCTGGAGCCCAGCCTCGATGCGGATCGAAGGCGGCGCGCGCTCCGCGTCGCAAGCCTCTGCATCCGTGGCGACGGACGCCTCGCTCAAGTTCGTGTCGCAGGGCGATGTGCCTGCGCCACCTGCCAGCGATGCCGAGCTCGCCTTCAGCCGCGTGCTTGACCTGAGCCGCTGGATTCGCGAACGCAAGCTGACCAGCGAACGTCTGACGCGCGTCTACCTGGCACGGTTGAAGCAGCACGATCCGCAGTTGAAATGCGTCATCACGCTCTGCGAGGAGCATGCCCTTCAGCAGGCGCGCGCCGCCGACGCGGAGATCGCGGCCGGCAACTACCGCGGCCCGCTGCACGGCATCCCATACGGCGCGAAAGACCTGCTGGACACCGCTGGCATCGCCACGACGTGGGGCGCTGATCCGTTTCGCGACCGCGTTCCGAAGACTGATGCGGCAGCGATCCGCCTGCTGAACGAAGCAGGCGCGGTGCTCGTGGCGAAGCTCTCGCTGGGCGCCCTTGCGCTAAACGACGTCTGGTTCGGCGGCCAGACGAAGAACCCGTGGGTGCTCGAGGAAGGCGCCTCCGGATCGAGCGCAGGTCCGGCATCCGCAGTCGCCGCGGGTCTGGTCGCCTTCGCCATCGGGTCAGAGACCCAGGGCTCCATCATCAGCCCCAGCATGCGCTGCGGCGTGACCGGTTTGCGCCCCACCTTTGGCCGCGTCCCGCGCACCGGCGCCATGACACTGAGCTGGACCTGCGACAAGCTTGGGCCCATGGCGCGCAGCGTGGAGGACACGGTGCTGGTGCTGGCTGCGCTCAGCGCCTACGACGCAGGCGACGTGGCGAGCGTGTCCGCCCCGCTGAATTACGACGGAGCAGACAGCGTCAAAAAGCTGCGCGTTGGCTACTTTCCCAAGTGGATGAACGAAGCGCCCGCGACCGACGTGGATCGCAAGGCACTCGCCTTGCTCAAGCAGGCCGGCGTGCGAGCCGTGGAGGTCTCGTTGCCGGACTGGCCCTACGATTCGCTGAACGTCATTCTGTTCGCTGAATCCGCCGCAGCCTTTGAAGAGATCACGCTGGATCACCGCGTCGACCAGTTGCGCATGCAAACGCCGGAGGCGTGGCCCAACACCTTCCGCCAGTCGCGTTTCCTCTCCGCGGTCGATCTGGTGCAGGCAGACCGTCTGCGTCGCAAGGTCGCGATTGAGATGCGCCGATTGATGCACGAGGTCGACCTGCTGCTGGTGCCCAGCCTGCGCGACGAGATGATGGTCATCTCCAACTTCACCGGCCACCCCTCGCTCACCGTTCCGGTCGGCTTCGTCGAGATCAGCGAAACCCGATCGGACTGGTTGCCGGAGTCAGTGCCGGTCGTCAAGCTGAGCCCGCCTCGGCGCGTGCCCTACGGCGTTACGCTGATCGGCCGCCTGTTCGAAGAGGGCCCGATGGCGCGCGTCGGGCAGACGCTCGAGGCCGCTGCCAAGGTGCGCGATGCACATCCGGCAGGCTTTGCATGA
- a CDS encoding VWA domain-containing protein: MTRLARALILSLLCVRAGCSVAQQAPTSTANPQTDDAVTLRVTTRTVQIATVVHDRAGVPQESLPRDDFTLKVDGKEQVIQHFSKAADLPLTLALIVDVSGSQRTFIGDEWRASDVFFQSMLTRPQDRATLLQVDARIRILMGLTNATNRLHLALTQLGSDTTNSAATRLNDAVFATARSILGQEPGRKAVVLLTDGGENASRTSLEQAIEQAQRNNVSVYAVDYSAWTGPDMLRGGFRVNGMGDPGLPLLTKLAQTTGGHVYTVSHAMPLQKIYEQIADDLRTEYELGYTPPPDLKPNSFHKLEVRTRDKNLVVQARSGFYVQP; encoded by the coding sequence ATGACACGGCTTGCGCGTGCGTTAATCCTCAGCCTGCTCTGTGTCAGAGCGGGCTGCTCCGTTGCGCAGCAGGCCCCAACCTCCACGGCGAATCCGCAGACCGACGATGCGGTCACGCTTCGCGTCACCACGCGCACCGTCCAGATCGCAACCGTCGTGCACGACCGGGCAGGCGTCCCGCAGGAATCGCTGCCCCGCGACGATTTCACGCTCAAAGTGGATGGCAAGGAACAGGTCATCCAGCATTTCTCCAAGGCCGCCGACCTGCCGCTGACGCTGGCGCTCATCGTCGATGTGAGTGGCAGCCAGCGCACCTTCATCGGCGATGAGTGGCGCGCCAGCGACGTCTTCTTCCAAAGCATGCTGACCCGTCCGCAGGACCGCGCAACGCTCCTCCAGGTGGACGCGCGTATCCGCATCCTCATGGGCCTGACCAACGCCACCAACCGGCTCCACCTGGCTCTGACCCAACTGGGGTCTGACACCACGAACAGTGCCGCGACACGCTTGAACGATGCGGTCTTTGCCACCGCCAGGAGCATCTTGGGCCAGGAGCCCGGCCGCAAGGCCGTCGTTCTGCTGACCGACGGCGGCGAGAACGCCAGCAGAACTAGCTTGGAGCAGGCGATCGAGCAGGCACAGCGCAATAACGTCTCCGTCTACGCAGTGGACTACAGCGCTTGGACAGGGCCGGACATGTTGCGAGGCGGCTTCCGCGTGAACGGAATGGGTGACCCGGGGCTGCCGCTGCTTACGAAGCTGGCACAGACCACCGGCGGACACGTCTACACCGTGTCGCATGCCATGCCGCTGCAAAAGATCTACGAGCAAATCGCAGACGACCTGCGCACCGAATACGAACTTGGCTACACGCCGCCACCAGACCTGAAGCCGAACAGCTTCCACAAGCTGGAAGTGCGCACGCGCGACAAGAACCTTGTCGTGCAAGCCCGAAGCGGCTTCTACGTACAGCCCTAA
- the abc-f gene encoding ribosomal protection-like ABC-F family protein, whose product MLQLAGGAKRFGHKLLFEDANWLITPDERTGLVGGNGTGKSTLLKVLAGVEQLDGGQLNRSKGLTIGYLPQDGLTMRGKTVFEECLSVFAEAHAMQAEMETLGDRFGTVDPQSPEYDDIAERYSELSDQLMAQDLYTLDAQVGAVLGGLGFAREDWTRQTEEFSGGWQMRIALAKLLLQKPSLLLLDEPTNHLDLESRNWLEDYLRTYPRAFILISHDRYFLDVTVTKITEVWNKRVWFYTGGYEKYVTQKTARREQLASDYKSQRDRIEQLEAFINRFRYQATKAKQVQSRIKELEKIERIEVPEDEETIHFSFPQPPASGRLVCEVSNLGKRYEPKQILSNVNFTIDRGDRIALVGPNGAGKSTLIRMLSQMEEPTTGTVRYGHNVLADYFAQDQYKVLNPDAQMLDDISSAAPKVPTVELRNLLGAFLFNGDDVFKKLGVLSGGERNRYALARMLVSPANFILLDEPTNHLDLRAKDVLLEAIRAFTGTVLFVSHDRYFIDGLATRVFECEHGGVQVFPGNYEDYLWRKGGGPDKVIAAAKEMQRTSLPSIELPPIAVANGDGSTGGNGAGLATGSNGAKPSAAPVKKLNPIKLKAMQDRVRFAEEEMPRMEEHMLALETALGNYVSADQSQRQQSELAQLRKQHEALMHEWEDLSTQLEEQGAAV is encoded by the coding sequence ATGCTGCAACTTGCCGGTGGGGCCAAGCGCTTCGGCCACAAACTCCTTTTTGAAGACGCGAACTGGCTGATTACGCCGGATGAGCGCACCGGCCTGGTGGGCGGCAACGGCACCGGGAAATCGACGCTGCTGAAGGTGCTGGCCGGCGTTGAACAGTTGGACGGCGGGCAGTTGAACCGCAGCAAGGGCCTGACCATCGGATATCTACCGCAGGATGGCCTGACCATGCGCGGCAAGACGGTGTTTGAGGAGTGCCTCTCTGTCTTTGCGGAAGCACATGCGATGCAGGCGGAGATGGAGACGCTGGGCGATCGGTTCGGTACCGTTGATCCGCAGTCGCCGGAGTACGACGACATTGCCGAGCGCTACTCCGAGCTGAGCGATCAGTTGATGGCGCAGGACCTGTACACGCTGGATGCGCAAGTTGGCGCGGTGCTGGGCGGTCTGGGCTTCGCGCGTGAGGACTGGACGCGGCAGACGGAGGAGTTCAGCGGTGGCTGGCAGATGCGTATTGCGCTGGCGAAGCTGCTGCTGCAGAAACCTTCGCTGCTGCTGCTGGACGAGCCGACGAACCACCTGGATCTGGAGTCGCGCAACTGGCTGGAGGACTACCTGCGCACGTACCCGCGCGCGTTCATCCTGATCTCGCACGATCGATACTTTCTGGATGTGACCGTGACGAAGATCACGGAGGTGTGGAACAAGCGCGTGTGGTTCTACACGGGTGGGTACGAGAAGTACGTGACGCAGAAGACGGCGCGGCGCGAACAGCTTGCCAGCGATTACAAGAGCCAGCGCGACCGCATCGAGCAGCTTGAGGCGTTCATCAATCGCTTCCGGTACCAGGCGACCAAGGCCAAGCAGGTGCAGAGCCGCATCAAGGAGCTGGAGAAGATCGAGCGCATCGAGGTGCCGGAGGATGAAGAGACGATCCACTTCAGCTTTCCGCAGCCGCCCGCGTCGGGCCGCCTGGTTTGCGAGGTGAGCAACCTGGGCAAGCGCTATGAGCCGAAGCAGATTCTGAGCAATGTGAACTTCACCATCGATCGCGGCGACCGCATCGCGCTGGTGGGACCGAACGGCGCGGGTAAGTCGACGCTGATCCGCATGCTGAGCCAGATGGAAGAGCCGACTACCGGCACGGTGCGCTACGGCCACAATGTGCTGGCCGACTACTTCGCGCAGGACCAATACAAGGTGCTGAACCCGGATGCGCAGATGTTGGACGACATCAGTTCGGCGGCGCCCAAGGTGCCCACCGTGGAACTGCGCAACCTGCTGGGCGCGTTCCTGTTCAACGGCGACGACGTGTTCAAGAAGCTGGGCGTGTTGAGCGGCGGCGAACGCAATCGCTACGCGTTGGCGCGCATGCTGGTGTCGCCGGCGAACTTCATCCTGCTGGACGAACCGACGAACCACCTGGACCTGCGCGCGAAGGACGTTCTGCTGGAGGCGATTCGCGCCTTCACGGGTACGGTGCTGTTCGTGTCGCACGACCGCTACTTCATCGACGGCCTGGCGACGCGTGTATTCGAATGCGAGCACGGAGGCGTGCAGGTGTTCCCGGGTAACTATGAGGACTACCTGTGGCGTAAGGGCGGCGGACCGGACAAGGTGATCGCTGCGGCCAAGGAGATGCAGCGCACTTCCCTGCCGTCCATCGAGCTGCCGCCGATCGCGGTGGCGAATGGGGATGGATCGACTGGCGGCAACGGTGCGGGCCTTGCCACTGGCAGCAACGGCGCGAAGCCATCCGCAGCGCCGGTGAAGAAGCTGAACCCGATCAAGCTGAAGGCCATGCAGGATCGCGTGCGGTTTGCGGAGGAAGAGATGCCGCGGATGGAAGAGCACATGCTGGCGTTGGAGACAGCGCTGGGCAACTACGTGTCGGCCGATCAGTCGCAGCGCCAGCAGAGCGAGCTTGCCCAACTGCGCAAGCAGCACGAAGCGCTAATGCACGAGTGGGAAGACCTCTCCACGCAGTTGGAAGAGCAAGGCGCGGCCGTATAA
- a CDS encoding AsmA family protein has product MSSVTEPSLPLPPRSRHPRRLLLWVAAGVVVLLCLSLLTALGVARHLQPMVRSRLLQVFHERFHSPVSIDDLQVHYNGAIQVDGRGLRVQSVLNGVPGDPAHPMLRVQEFHFHMGLLAALSQSPRIHHLRIRGVQMDLPAVSAVAAQHTVESGPTVDLEYAEVDDAHIRFASSAPDRAPFLFDLPHLALRGVSRSKPIRFHAVVDNGTPLGITETDGVIGPWNFDDPRQTPIEGQFHFRDKDLSSVRGLHGRLSLDGQYSGSVGSLHAEGTTDDPAFALDVSSHPVDLRTRFNVTLQPAQSTVTVQRLEGSFGKTAFLCSGDAVKDSAAQSFRWDFQLDAPAARVEDALALGTRTAPPLLRGALVVHGRFGMSAGPDSVSRKLSSTQTPFAISGAVLNTPELQRTFDGLAERAQGDPKDATANRAAHVSANVQGRFTLQHAAMRFSAVHVIAPGSHSDLHGSYSLDGTQFDFDGVVSTEAQLSHMTTGIKRVLLKPFNHLLGHSRTNGQGATLPVHIHGAGHNAHVDARVAGLWMKAPGTQ; this is encoded by the coding sequence TTGAGCTCCGTAACTGAGCCCTCCCTGCCGTTGCCGCCGCGCTCGCGTCACCCACGACGCCTGCTGCTGTGGGTCGCCGCTGGCGTCGTGGTCTTGCTGTGTCTTTCCTTGTTGACGGCCCTTGGCGTTGCCCGCCACCTGCAGCCTATGGTGCGCTCTCGCCTCCTGCAGGTCTTTCACGAACGATTCCACTCCCCTGTGTCGATCGACGATCTCCAGGTGCATTACAACGGTGCCATCCAGGTGGACGGCCGCGGCCTGCGCGTGCAAAGCGTGCTCAACGGCGTCCCAGGAGATCCAGCCCACCCCATGCTCCGTGTCCAGGAGTTCCATTTCCACATGGGCCTGCTCGCCGCGCTCAGCCAGTCGCCTCGCATTCATCACCTGCGTATTCGTGGGGTGCAGATGGATCTGCCAGCCGTCTCCGCCGTTGCGGCGCAACATACCGTCGAAAGCGGCCCCACCGTCGACCTGGAATACGCCGAAGTCGACGATGCCCACATCCGCTTCGCTTCATCCGCACCCGATCGGGCCCCGTTTTTGTTTGACCTGCCCCACCTTGCTCTTCGCGGTGTCAGCCGATCCAAACCAATCCGCTTCCACGCCGTCGTCGACAACGGCACACCGCTCGGCATCACGGAAACAGACGGGGTCATCGGCCCGTGGAACTTTGACGATCCGAGGCAAACGCCCATCGAAGGCCAGTTCCACTTCCGTGACAAGGACCTGAGCAGTGTTCGCGGCTTGCACGGCCGGTTGAGTCTGGACGGCCAGTACAGCGGCTCCGTGGGCAGCCTGCACGCCGAAGGCACCACGGATGATCCCGCCTTTGCGCTGGATGTGAGCAGCCATCCCGTTGACCTTCGTACCCGGTTCAACGTCACGCTGCAGCCGGCACAGAGCACCGTCACCGTTCAGCGGCTGGAGGGATCCTTCGGCAAGACCGCTTTTCTCTGCAGCGGCGACGCCGTGAAGGACAGCGCGGCTCAGAGCTTCCGCTGGGACTTCCAACTGGACGCGCCCGCGGCTCGCGTGGAGGACGCCCTGGCGCTCGGAACCCGTACCGCTCCGCCGTTGCTGCGTGGCGCGCTCGTCGTCCACGGTAGGTTCGGGATGAGCGCAGGGCCAGACAGCGTCTCCCGCAAACTGTCGTCCACGCAAACTCCGTTTGCGATCAGCGGCGCAGTCTTGAACACACCGGAACTGCAGCGGACGTTTGATGGACTGGCAGAGCGCGCCCAGGGCGACCCGAAGGACGCGACTGCAAACAGGGCAGCCCATGTCTCAGCGAACGTTCAGGGCAGGTTCACCCTGCAACACGCGGCCATGCGCTTCTCCGCCGTGCACGTCATCGCGCCCGGATCGCACTCCGATCTGCACGGCAGCTATTCGCTCGACGGAACGCAGTTCGACTTCGACGGCGTCGTGTCCACCGAAGCTCAGCTATCCCACATGACCACGGGTATAAAGCGAGTACTGCTGAAACCGTTCAATCACCTGCTCGGGCACAGCCGCACGAACGGCCAGGGAGCGACACTCCCTGTGCACATTCACGGCGCCGGACACAACGCGCACGTGGACGCGCGCGTCGCCGGGCTTTGGATGAAAGCTCCCGGAACGCAATAG